The DNA region TTCTCCTTCGAGCCCAATCCGCACTGGCCCCACAAGTTCTCCCGCCAGCCGGCGATCCTCGACTACATCCACAAGGTCGTCGACAAGTACGACGTACGCCGCCACATCCGGTTCCACACAGAGGTGACGGCCGCGCGCTGGGACGACGAGGCGAAGACCTGGCAGCTCGACCTCAGCACGGGGGAGACCGAGACGGTCGACCTGTTCGTACCTGCCGTCGGTCAGCTCTCCCGGCCCTCGATCCCGAGCATTCCCGGCGCGGACAGCTTCCGCGGTGAGGCCTTCCACTCGGCCGAGTGGAACCACGACCTGAGCCTCGCCGGCAAGCGGGTCGCGGTGATCGGCACCGGCGCGAGCGCGATCCAGTTCGTGCCCGAGGTGCGGAAGGACGCGGCGAAGGTGCTTCTCTTCCAGCGCTCCGCGCCCTACATCGTGCCGCGCAAGGACTTCGAGCGCACCGACCCCGCCCGCCGCCTCCCGCAGCTGCTCGACCGCGCGAAGATCTGGACCCAGGCCGAGTGGCTGACCACGACCTTCCACATCAAGCCGCTCTCCGCGGTCATGCGCACCTGGTCCAAGCGGCACATGAAGGCGCAGACCGCGGCCAAGCCGGGGCTCTTCGAGAAGGTCTGGCCCGACTACCCGTTCGGCTGCAAGCGCGTCCTCTTCGCCGACGACTACCTGCCCGCCCTCGCCCAGCCCAACGTGGACGTGATCACCGACGACATCACCGAGATCACCCCGACCGGCGTCACGACCGCTGACGGCCTGCACCACGAGGTCGACGTCATCATCTGGGGCACCGGCTTCAAGGCGACCGACTTCCTCGCCCCGATGACGATCGCCGGCACCCAGGGCCGCGACCTGCACACCCACTGGAAGGACGGTGCCCACGCCTACCACGGCATGACCGTCCCCGGGTTCCCCAACCTGCTGATCATGTACGGCCCCAACACCAACACCGGCGGCGGCTCGATCATCTACTTCCTCGAGACCCAGGCCCGCTACCTCGGCCGCTACGCCGACCACGTCGCCGAGGCCGGCCCGCTCGAGGTCCGGGCGGAGGTCGAGGAGGCCTACGACGCCCGGATCCAGGACCAGCTGGCCGACAGCGTCTGGAGCAAGTGCACCTCCTGGTATCGGGAGAAGAACGGCCGCATCACCACCAACTGGCCCAGCATCTCCGCCCACTACCGACGCAGCGCCAGCTACCGGAAAGCCGACTACGCACGCGCTTGAGAACCGTCCTGATGGGTCTTTGTGCCCGATCTGTTCCTTCCCTTATGCGTGTGGTAGGCCACATACTCGAAGAGATGACTACCTCAACCCCCCGGCGGCGACACTTCGCCGCGAGTCCGTTCAAGACTGATCCCGAGCCGGTCATTGAGCAGTTCGAGTCCGGAGACCTGGTCTCCCACGACTCATTCGGCCTGGGTCGGGTCGTCAACAAGGAAACGGCCGCAGTCACTGTCGACTTCGGTCCCCAGCTGGTTCGCATTCCCAGCCCCTTCCCCAAGCTTGCCAAGCTCTGACCTCGGTCTGAGCTGAACAGAGATCGCCCTCCCCGAGCACTGCTCGAGGAGGGCGATCTCTGTGTTCGAGGCCTACTTCCTCTTCACCGGATAGGCCGCGTCGACCTCCACCTCGACGAGCCAGCCGTCCACCGGCAGGTTCTCGATCTCGAGCGCGAACCGCGACGGCCGGGCCGGGTTGGTGACCATCGGCTCGGCGGGCGGAGCGGTGCCGAGCGGCACCGGGATGACCTCGCCGGTCGAGACCGACGTGTTCGCGAAGAACTGCCGATAGGCCCGGTTCCAGCCCGCGAAGTCCATCTTCGCCTCGCCCGCGGGGTTCTGCAGGAAGACGCGCATCGTGATCACGTCCTCGTAGGAGAGGCCGGCCGCCGCGAGGTTCTCCCCGATCCGGCGAAGCACGTTGATCCCCTGCGCCTCGGTGATCGTGACGCCCGGTGGCAGCTGGCCATCGGGGAACACCTCGGTGTCGATGTAGGCCTGCTCGCCGGTCGCCCCGGTGTTCAACCGCGACGGTCCGAGCCCGCTGGTCTTGTAGATCGCGGCCGCCGGCCCGATCGCGACACCGTTGGCGATCGACGGGTTGTCCTGACCCGCCGGCAGCACCGAGATCGTCTCCCCGCCACGCGGCGGACGGTGCCCATCAGAAGCAGGCGACCACTTGCTCCCCGCAACCGCCGCCGTCGGTGCCACCAGAGCCGCGGTCAACCCGACCACAGCCACCACCTTCGTACGCGGCGACATCATGCCGTCACCCGCGTGTGCAGCTTCTCGACGGCCGCCCGGGCGGCCGTGATCGCGCCGTGCTGCCAGGCGACCGCGTGGCTGAGGTGGTCGCCGGCGAAGTACGTGTTGCCGGTGGCGTCCAACAGCCGCGTGTAGAGCGGATCGGTGTCCGCCGTCGTCGAGTAGGCCCAAGCCCCCTCCGAGAACTTCGCCGACTTCCAGTCCTGGCTGTAGGAGGCGGTGATGCCCTCGCCGTAGACGTCCCCGAAGATCTGCTTGCCCATGTCCACCGCGCGGGAGAGCCGCTGGGCAGGGGTCAGGGCGCCGTAGGTGTCCGCCGCGCTACCGGTGTTGTAGTAGCCGATCATGGTGCCCTTGTCGCCGTTGAACCCGTACGACGGGTGCCACATGTTGCGCAGGTCGAGGCGGGTGTTGGTGATCCCGCCGTAGATCCGGAAGTCCTCCTCCCACCAGCGCCGGTCGTACTCGATCCCGATCTTGCCCGCGTTCGACGGCCCGAAGGACTTCAGGCTCGCGGTGATGTCGGCGCCGAGGTTGTGCGGGATCTTGGCGGCGATCTGCGGCGGCATGCAGTTGATCGCGAAGTCCGCCTCGATGACCTCGGTCCGTCCGCGAGCCTTGTAGGCGACGGAGACGCCGGTCGAGGTGTTGTTCCACTCGACGACCTCGGCCCCGTAGCGGATGTTGCGCGCCCCGATGGCCTTGGCGAAGGCCTTCGGGATCGCGTCCATGCCGCCGACCGGCTGATACATCATCATCGCCTGGTCGTAGCCGAACTCGAACGAGAAGTACTGACCCAGTCCGGCCGCGAGGACCGCGCTCATCGCGTGGGGCGCCACCTCGGTGCCGGACTCCTGACCGGCACCCGGCTCGACGGTGTAGCCCGCGCGGCTGGAGCCGGTGTAGGCGTACCCCTCCGCCTTGGTGCCGAGGTCGCCGAAGCTCCTCAGGAACGCGATCAGCGCCTCCTTGTCGGCTGCGGTCAGCTCCTCGTCCAGGGCGCCCTTGTCGGTCGCCTTCGCGAGCAGCTCGGAGACGTAGCCGTAGGTGTCCGCCTTGGCGTGGCGCATCTGGACAGCGCCGATGCCGTGGTCACCCGGGTAGTAGAGCAGCGCATTGGCGTTCTGGTTGGTGAATGCCTCGATCGGGACGCCCAGCTCCTTGCAGTAGTCGAGGGTGATGTGGCTCTGTGGCAGCCGTCCGGGCCCGGCGTTCATGTACTGGCCCTGGGAGAACCCGGCGACCTGGGTGACCCCCTTCAGATCGGTGACGCGGGTGCCGCCACGGACGGTGAAGTTGCGGCCACCCGCCCGGTCGCGTCCCTCGAGGACGGTGACCCGGTAGCCGCCCTTGAGCAGCTCGTACGCAGCGGTCAGCCCGGCGACGCCACCGCCGAGGATCACGACCGACTTGCTGCCCGCCCGGGCGAGGTCCGCGGGCTGGGGAGGAGTGAAATCGGGTGTCTCCGCGGCGTGCGCGGAGGTGAGCCCGAGGGCACCCATGCTGTGCAACATGACGCCTGCTCCGCCGGCGAGGCCGACGTTGCGCAGGAAGTTCCGACGTGACTGAGTCATGTGGGGTTCCAATCTGTTGGGGGCACCCCGCAAGGTAAAGAGGGTTTGTTGCACCGCCATTGCGTCTGTGTCTCGCTAGAACACGTGTTCCCCAACTCGCGAGTAGCTCTAGGATCGGCACCGTGACCGTCACCATCCGCGATGCAGCTCCCGCCGACGTACCCGAGATCCTCCGCCTCGTCCACGCCCTGGCCGTCTACGAGAAGGAGCCCGACGCGGTCGAGGCGACGGAGGCCGACTTCGCGGCGGCCCTCTTCCCCGAGTCGGGCACCCCGACCACCCACTGCCTGATCGCGGAGAAGGACGGCACGGTCATCGGCATGGCGGTCTGGTACGTCACCTTCTCCACCTGGACCGGCCGCAACGGCATCTGGCTCGAGGACCTCTTCGTCGACCCGGAGCACCGCGGCGCCGGCGCCGGCAAGGCCCTGCTCGTACGCCTCGCCGAGATCTGCGTCGAGAACGACTGGCGCCGCCTCGAGTGGTGGGTGTTGAAGTGGAACGAGCCCTCGATCGCCTTCTACCGCTCCCTCGGCTCGGTCCCCCAGGACGAGTGGGAGGTCCACCGCATCGACGGTGCCGAGCTGAAGGAGCTCGGCGGCGCCGGCGGTGCCTGACCTCAGGCCTCGTACGCAGCGGCGAACCGCCCCGCCCACTCCCCGAAGCCGCGGGCCGGCCTGCCCAGGACCTCCTCGACGTGCGGGCTGACCGCCTGCTCGGCGTCGGTCGGGTGCCCGAGGATGGCCAGCGTCCCCTCGGCGACGGCCGGCGGCATGAACGCAGCCATCTGGCGCAACGCCGCTTCCGGCGTCAGCTCGACGAACTCCACCGCCCGCCCGGTCGCTGCCGCGATCTCCGCGACCTGCTCGCGAGGCGTGATCGCGACCGGCCCGGTGATCTCGTACGTCCGCCCCGAGTGACCTTCCTCGGTCAGCGCCGCCGCGGCCACCTCGGCGATGTCGAGCGGGTCGACCACGGGAAGCGCGACGTCGCTGAAGGGCGCATGGACGGTGTTCGTCTCCTTGACCATCGGCACCCAGGCGAGCGCGTTGCTCGCGAAGCCGCCCGGTCGCAGGATCGTCCACTCCATCGCCGAGCCCCGCACCGCGTCCTCGAGCTCGACGAGCGGCGCGTGCGACGGCGTCCCCGGCCGGGTGCCGACGGCCTGGGAGGACTGCAGCACGACCCGGCGTACGCCTGCGGCCTCGGCATGCTTCATCAGGGCCGGCCCGTCGACGTGGGCGCCGGCGCCGCTGACCAGCAGGAAGAGCGCATCGGCACCTGCCAGGGCCGGCGCCAGGGTCGCGACGTCGGAGAGGTCCGCCTCCGCGGTGACGACTCCGGGCCGTGCCGGCAGCGGCGCCGACTGTGCGCGCGAGACGGCGGTGACGGTGTGTCCGGCGTCGGCCAGCAGCTCGACGAGCGGGCGTCCGACGTTCCCCGTCGCTCCGGTGATGACGATCATCGAGGGTCTCCATTCATACGTGGGATCTGGGTGTGCACCGACGTTAGATCCCTCGATACAGTGGGTTCCCCAAGGTAAGTATTGGAGCGACATGACCTGGCACCCGAGCGCCGACGAGCCGGTGGAGGCCTGCCCGATCGCGCCCGCGGTCGAGCTGATCTTCAGCCGCTGGACGACACCGATCCTGTGGGCCCTGCACGAGTACGGCACCCAGCGCTTCGTGGAGCTCGAGCGCCGCCTCGGCACGATCTCGTCGAAGGTGCTCACCCAGCGCCTGCGCCAGCTCGAGCGCGACGGCCTCGTCGAGCGCCGCTACCACGCCGAGGTCCCACCCCGCGTGGAGTACGACATCACCGACCTCGGCCGCAGCCTCCAGCCGGTCTTCGCCGCCGTCGGCACCTGGTCGGAGACCAACATGCCGGCCGTGGAGACCGCCCGGCAGGCCTACACCGGTCCGCTACCCCGCTGAGGCCGGCTCCGGCGCGGCCCCCGGCCCGGCCAGCACGTCGACGTCGTCAGCGTGCATGGGCCCACCGCAGTGGGTGCACCGCAGATCGACGCGGCCGATCTCCCCACAGGCGTGATGCCGGTAGAGCACGGGCGGCCCGGCCTCGCCCGCGAGCCACCTGTCGCCCCATCCGGCCATCACCATCAGGACGTCGACCAGCTCGCGACCCTTGTCGGTCAGGACGTACTCATAGCGCGGCCGGCTGTCGTACGCCCGCCGCTCCAGCACCCCGCGCTCGACCAGGTGCCCGAGCCGCTCGGTGAGCACCTTCCGCGAGATCCCGAGATCCGCCTGGATCTGGTCGAAGCGGTTCATGCCCACCCAGATGTCGCGCAGCACGAGCGGCGACCACGGCTCGCCGATCACGTCCAGCGTGCGCGCGATCGAGCAGGCCATGTCGCCGAAGTTCGTACGTTGCATGATCCGAATCTACCATTTGGGGTTCCCTGAAGGAACTCAGAGGTGCTACGGTCGCAGAGTCTCTTCAGGAAACCCCGACTCTCCAGGAGCCGTCATGAGCAAGGTCCTCGCAGCACTCTCGGTCTCCGTCGACGGCTTCATCACCGGACGGGATCCCGGCCCCGGCCACGGTCTGGGCGACGGTGGCGTCCTCTTCGAGTGGTACTTCGACGGCGACACCCCCAGCCAGGTCTTCGACGGCTTCAAGCTCTCCGAGCCGAGCGCGCGTGTCTTCGACGCGCTGGCCGCTCGCGACGGTGTCAGCGTCGCGGGGCGCAACACCTACGACGACTCGGGCTGGGACAAGGGTGGTGCGCCGCACCCCACCGCACCCCTGGTCGTCCTCTCCCACCGACCCGCCCCGGCCGACCACGACCGGCAGACCTTCACCACCACCATCGAGGAGGCGATCGCCGTCGCGAAGGAGCAGGCAGGCGGCAAGGACGTCGGACTCATGGGCGGCGGCGTCGTGACCGAAGCGCTGCAGGCCGGCCTGGTGGACGAGATCGTCCTCCACCAGGTCCCGGTGCTCCTCGGCTCCGGCCGGCGCTTCTTCAACGAGCTCCCCGAGCACATCGCGCTCGAGATCGTCGACGTCGTCCCCGCGTCCGGCGTCACCCACCTCCACTACCGCGTCATCCGTTGACCACCACTGCCAAGGAGAAGCCATGATCGACCCCGACGTACGCCCCTTCCTCGAGGGCACCGAGCTGGCCCACGTCGCCACCATCGGCCCCGACGGCGCTCCGCGAACCTCCCCGGTATGGACCGGCACCCACGGCGACCACGTCGTCTTCCTCACCGGCAACCGCGCCCGCAAGTACCGCGACCTCAAGGCCGACCCGCGCATCGCGCTCTCCCTGGCGCCGGCGGCGAACGACTACATGCCAGTCATCCTCCGCGGCCGGGTCACCGGCTGGGTCGAGGACGAGAGCCGCTGGGAGATCATCGACGAGATCGCCACGCGCTACACCGGCGCTCCCTATCCGCGCGAGGTCGACGCGTTCGGCGACCGCGCCATCGCGCTGATCGAGCTCGACCACCAGCACGTCGGCGTCGGCTGATCCCTCCTTTCGGGTCACCGCTCCCCGAGAACGGTCGCCACCAACCCCTCGACCTCGTCCGTACGCAGCGGCACCGGCGTCATCAGCCGCCGGTAGAACACCGCCCCCGCCAGCGCCTCCGCCGCTCGCTCCGGATCCCCGACCGGTTGTCCCGATTCCTTCAGCCGGAGGAGAGCATCGACCAGCCGCGTACGTCGCTGGGCGCTGTAACGGTGATGCAGCTCCCGCAGTCCGGCGTCGCGCTCGGCACCGTCGAGCACCGCAGGGAGACAGTCGGACATCAGGGACGACTGCATGGCGGAGGCGAGGTGGGCGACGATCGCGACCACGTCGGCTCGCGGGTCCTGGCCACCGGCCTCGGGGCGCGGTTGGACGTTGAGCGTCTCCATCGCGTCCGCGATCAGACTGAGCCGGTCGTGGCCGAGCCGATAGATGGTGCTCCGTGCGACCCCGGCGCGTGTCGCCACACCGTCGATGCTGAATCCGCCGTATCCACGCTCGGCGAGCTCCGCGAGCGCCGCTTCGAGCACTCGCTGCCGGCTGCGCACCACCCGCGGGTCCGTTCGCCCTTGACGAGAAGCCATGTCCGGAGCCTACTATGCAACAGTAGTGTTGCAGAGAGGAGAGACAGATGATTCCTGGATTCCGCTACATCGTCGACGACATCCCTGCGGCGGTTGCGTTCTACCGCGAGCTCGGTTTCGAGGACGTCGGACCCAGAGCCGGCGGCTTCGCCATGCTCGAGGGGCACGGCCTGAGGCTGATGCTGAACACCGCCGGTGCCGGCGGCGCCGGGCACGCCGCCGACGACGGGAAGCTGCCCAGCCCCGGTGGCTGGAGTCGTATCCAGCTCGAGGTGCCCGACGTGGACGAGGAGCTCCGGCGGCTGAGCGAAGCCGGAGCCCGGGTACGCACCAGCCGCATCGACGGCACGGGTGGTGCTCAGGCCGTGATCGAGGACCCGGCCGGCAACGCGGTCGAGCTGTTCACGCCCGCCTGACCGAGAGGGGCGCCAGGGTCCTGGGGCCGTGTGGGCAAACGGCCACGGGGCCTTGTCCCGGGGTCTACAGTGGGCGTCAGAACATCGCACGAAAAAAGTTGCTCTGGCGATTTGAAACGGCGTCAGGGTGTGTGTAGTGTTCTCCGAGTCGCCAGGGTGCGGCGGGAAGCAAGCGCGAGTCTTCGGGCGGGCTTCCGGCCCCGGAGCGGCCACCTCCACTCTTCGAGCATCGCTCGAGCCAGGGTGTTCTAGATGTTGATCTTCGAATCGACGACAGAGCCTCAGCCGGATCTGGTTCAACCAGATCAGCGCGGTCATGAGTGGGCAGGTTGAAGCGATAAACACCGCGGGTTTCCCGAATTGGTGATTAGAGCGAAAGCCACTAAAGTCCTCCAGGACTGAAGCGGATAAAGCTTCGAACTTTCAGCAAGAAAGCGCGAAACGCGCGGAATTGCGAAAGCGAGAAACACTCCGCTAAAGTCCGGAAAGACAAAGCAGAGAAACAGCTGCTAATCCGGCAGAAGGCGCGAATAGCGCCGAGTTGGAGAAGCGAGAGTGGCTCTGATAAAGTCTGCGAGGCAGGACCGGCCAGAGGGTCTGGAGCTGGTAAGGAAAGCGTGAAAGCGCCGAATTGCTGAAGCGAAAGAAAGCCTGGTAGGGTTCAGCACGAAGAACAAAGCAGAACATAAAGCGAATAAAGCAGTCACCGGACTGGTGAGGGACGGATGTTCCGAAGTCTACCGGTGTGCGTGTGATTCTTGAGAACTCAACAGTGTGTCATAGTCGACGAATTAGTTTGTTATGCCCCGTCGATCACGTCCTCTTAGTGGGGATGTTGGTTGATGGTTTCTTTGACAATTGATTCTGGCAATTATCCAGTCTTTCGGGATTGGAACATGTCAGTGTCTCCTGTCAGGGCATCTCTTTTTCCAGGCATCGTGAGATGTTCTGGTGTTGTTTTTCAACGGAGAGTTTGATCCTGGCTCAGGACGAACGCTGGCGGCGTGCTTAACACATGCAAGTCGAGCGGAAAGGCCCTTCGGGGTACTCGAGCGGCGAACGGGTGAGTAACACGTGAGTAATCTGCCCCAGGCTCTGGGATAGCCACCGGAAACGGTGATTAATACCGGATACGACAACTTCCTGCATGGGATGGTTGTGGAAAGTTTTTCGGCCTGGGATGTGCTCGCGGCCTATCAGCTTGTTGGTGAGGTAATGGCTCACCAAGGCTTCGACGGGTAGCCGGCCTGAGAGGGTGACCGGCCACACTGGGACTGAGACACGGCCCAGACTCCTACGGGAGGCAGCAGTGGGGAATATTGGACAATGGGCGGAAGCCTGATCCAGCAACGCCGCGTGAGGGATGACGGCCTTCGGGTTGTAAACCTCTTTCAGCACAGACGAAGCGCAAGTGACGGTATGTGCAGAAGAAGGACCGGCCAACTACGTGCCAGCAGCCGCGGTAATACGTAGGGTCCGAGCGTTGTCCGGAATTATTGGGCGTAAAGGGCTCGTAGGCGGTCTGTCGCGTCGGGAGTGAAAACCAGGTGCTTAACACCTGGCCTGCTTTCGATACGGGCAGACTAGAGGTACTCAGGGGAGAATGGAATTCCTGGTGTAGCGGTGAAATGCGCAGATATCAGGAGGAACACCGGTGGCGAAGGCGGTTCTCTGGGAGTATCCTGACGCTGAGGAGCGAAAGTGTGGGGAGCGAACAGGATTAGATACCCTGGTAGTCCACACCGTAAACGTTGGGCGCTAGGTGTGGGATCCATTCCACGGGTTCCGTGCCGCAGCTAACGCATTAAGCGCCCCGCCTGGGGAGTACGGCCGCAAGGCTAAAACTCAAAGGAATTGACGGGGGCCCGCACAAGCGGCGGAGCATGCGGATTAATTCGATGCAACGCGAAGAACCTTACCTGGGTTTGACATACACCGGAAAGCTGCAGAGATGTAGCCCCTTTTAGTCGGTGTACAGGTGGTGCATGGCTGTCGTCAGCTCGTGTCGTGAGATGTTGGGTTAAGTCCCGCAACGAGCGCAACCCTCGTCCTATGTTGCCAGCAATTCGGTTGGGGACTCATAGGAGACTGCCGGGGTCAACTCGGAGGAAGGTGGGGATGACGTCAAGTCATCATGCCCCTTATGTCCAGGGCTTCACGCATGCTACAATGGCCGGTACAAAGGGCTGCGATCCCGTGAGGGTGAGCGAATCCCAAAAAGCCGGTCTCAGTTCGGATTGGGGTCTGCAACTCGACCCCATGAAGTCGGAGTCGCTAGTAATCGCAGATCAGCAACGCTGCGGTGAATACGTTCCCGGGCCTTGTACACACCGCCCGTCACGTCACGAAAGTCGGCAACACCCGAAGCCAGTGGCCCAACCCTTGTGGGGGGAGCTGTCGAAGGTGGGGCTGGCGATTGGGACGAAGTCGTAACAAGGTAGCCGTACCGGAAGGTGCGGCTGGATCACCTCCTTTCTAAGGAGTAAGTGGCCATGAATTCACACAACATTGGGTTGTGTGGTGATGGTGCTACTCGCTAGTGGAATCGTCGATGAAACACCGGCTGGTTGCCGGGTGTGCTTCTCAGTACTGCCCTCCTCTTCGGAGGTGGGCGTGGAACCTGAAGTCTCCTGGAGCTGGTCTGGTCTTGACACACTGTTGGGCCCTGAGGAATCACACACGTGATTGTCTCTTCGCCCCCTTCGCCTGAAGGAGCTCGGTATGAGCGCTGGATGGGGTTGTGCGGGCTGGCCGGCGCTGAGAAGTGCCGGGGTTGATAGTTGGATAGTGGACGCGAGCATCTTGTTTAATAAGAATGCACACACCTTGTAGGCGCTTGTGAGCCGTTGGTGAAAGCCTTTGGTTAGTGAGTGTTGGTGTGTGTTGGTCTTCGTAGCGCATGACAGGCTCGACAACGTGATGTTGTTGTGTTTGTTGTTTTTGTTGAGTGTTTGTGAGAGATAAGCTATGAAGGGCACATGGTGGATGCCTTGGCATCAAGAGCCGATGAAGGACGTTGGAGCCTGCGATAAGCCCTGGGGAGTTGGCAACCGAGCGTTGATCCGGGGGTGTCCGAATGGGGAAACCCAGCACGAGTCATGTCGTGTTACCTGCGCCTGAATCTATAGGGCGTTTGGAGGGAACGCGGGGAAGTGAAACATCTCAGTACCCGTAGGAAGAGAAAACAATAGTGATTCCGAGAGTAGTGGCGAGCGAAATCGGATGAGGCTAAACCAACTGCGTGTGATAGACGGCAGTCGTTGCGTAGTTGGGGTTGTGGGATATGTCTGTCATCGTCTGCCGGCGGTGAGCTCAGTAAGAAACCAAGCATGAAGGTGAACCAGTTGGGAAGCTGGGCCGTAGCGGGTGATAGCCCCGTAATCGTATGTGTTTGGCTGGGTTGATGTACTCCCAAGTAGGACGGCACTCGTGGAATGTCGTGTGAATCTGGCGGGACCACCCGCTAAGCCTAAATACTTCTTGATGACCGATAGCGGACCAGTACCGTGAGGGAAAGGTGAAAAGTACCCCTGGCGGGGAGTGAAATAGTACCTGAAACCGTGTGCCTACAATCCGTCAGAGCCCGGCCGGCTGTTTACAGCAGTGGGGGTGATGGCGTGCCTTTTGAAGAATGAGCCTGCGAGTTAGCGGTGTGTGGCAAGGTTAACCCGTGTGGGGTAGCCGTAGCGAAAGCGAGTCCTAATAGGGCGATTGAGTCGCGCGCTCTAGACCCGAAGCGAAGTGATCTAGCCATGGGCAGGTTGAAGCGCCGGTAAGACGGCGTGGAGGACCGAACCCACTTCAGTTGAAAATGGAGGGGATGACCTGTGGTTAGGGGTGAAAGGCCAATCAAACTTCGTGATAGCTGGTTCTCCCCGAAATGCATTTAGGTGCAGCGTTGTGTGTTTCTTGCCGGAGGTAGAGCACTGGATAGCCGATGGGCCCGACCAGGTTACTGACGTTAGCCAAACTCCGAATGCCGGTAAGTGAGAGCGCAGCAGTGAGACAGTGGGGGATAAGCTCCATTGTCGAGAGGGAAACAGCCCAGACCATCAGCTAAGGCCCCTAAGCGGTAACTAAGTGGAAAAGGATGTGGAGTCGCAGTGACAACCAGGAGGTTGGCTTGGAAGCAGCCACCCTTGAAAGAGTGCGTAATAGCTCACTGGTCAAGTGATTCCGCGCCGACAATGTAGCGGGGCTCAAGTTATCCGCCGAAGCTATGGCACTCCGGTTTTCCGGGGTGGGTAGGGGAGCGTCGTGTATCGGGTGAAGCAGCGGAGTGATCCAGCGGTGGACGGTACGCGAGTGAGAATGCAGGCATGAGTAGCGAATGATGTGTGAGAAACACATCCGCCGATTGATCAAGGGTTCCAGGGTCAAGCTAATCTGCCCTGGGTAAGTCGGGACCTAAGGCGAGGCCGACAGGCGTAGTCGATGGACAACGGGTTGATATTCCCGTACCGGCGAAATGACGCCCATGATGAGGCGCATGATGCT from Nocardioides luteus includes:
- a CDS encoding GNAT family N-acetyltransferase; amino-acid sequence: MTVTIRDAAPADVPEILRLVHALAVYEKEPDAVEATEADFAAALFPESGTPTTHCLIAEKDGTVIGMAVWYVTFSTWTGRNGIWLEDLFVDPEHRGAGAGKALLVRLAEICVENDWRRLEWWVLKWNEPSIAFYRSLGSVPQDEWEVHRIDGAELKELGGAGGA
- a CDS encoding flavin-containing monooxygenase; translation: MRIAVIGTGFGGLAATIELKKRGHDDIVVFEKAGDVGGVWRENTYPGAACDVPSSLYSFSFEPNPHWPHKFSRQPAILDYIHKVVDKYDVRRHIRFHTEVTAARWDDEAKTWQLDLSTGETETVDLFVPAVGQLSRPSIPSIPGADSFRGEAFHSAEWNHDLSLAGKRVAVIGTGASAIQFVPEVRKDAAKVLLFQRSAPYIVPRKDFERTDPARRLPQLLDRAKIWTQAEWLTTTFHIKPLSAVMRTWSKRHMKAQTAAKPGLFEKVWPDYPFGCKRVLFADDYLPALAQPNVDVITDDITEITPTGVTTADGLHHEVDVIIWGTGFKATDFLAPMTIAGTQGRDLHTHWKDGAHAYHGMTVPGFPNLLIMYGPNTNTGGGSIIYFLETQARYLGRYADHVAEAGPLEVRAEVEEAYDARIQDQLADSVWSKCTSWYREKNGRITTNWPSISAHYRRSASYRKADYARA
- a CDS encoding winged helix-turn-helix transcriptional regulator is translated as MQRTNFGDMACSIARTLDVIGEPWSPLVLRDIWVGMNRFDQIQADLGISRKVLTERLGHLVERGVLERRAYDSRPRYEYVLTDKGRELVDVLMVMAGWGDRWLAGEAGPPVLYRHHACGEIGRVDLRCTHCGGPMHADDVDVLAGPGAAPEPASAG
- a CDS encoding TetR-like C-terminal domain-containing protein, producing MASRQGRTDPRVVRSRQRVLEAALAELAERGYGGFSIDGVATRAGVARSTIYRLGHDRLSLIADAMETLNVQPRPEAGGQDPRADVVAIVAHLASAMQSSLMSDCLPAVLDGAERDAGLRELHHRYSAQRRTRLVDALLRLKESGQPVGDPERAAEALAGAVFYRRLMTPVPLRTDEVEGLVATVLGER
- a CDS encoding SDR family oxidoreductase, with translation MIVITGATGNVGRPLVELLADAGHTVTAVSRAQSAPLPARPGVVTAEADLSDVATLAPALAGADALFLLVSGAGAHVDGPALMKHAEAAGVRRVVLQSSQAVGTRPGTPSHAPLVELEDAVRGSAMEWTILRPGGFASNALAWVPMVKETNTVHAPFSDVALPVVDPLDIAEVAAAALTEEGHSGRTYEITGPVAITPREQVAEIAAATGRAVEFVELTPEAALRQMAAFMPPAVAEGTLAILGHPTDAEQAVSPHVEEVLGRPARGFGEWAGRFAAAYEA
- a CDS encoding dihydrofolate reductase family protein encodes the protein MSKVLAALSVSVDGFITGRDPGPGHGLGDGGVLFEWYFDGDTPSQVFDGFKLSEPSARVFDALAARDGVSVAGRNTYDDSGWDKGGAPHPTAPLVVLSHRPAPADHDRQTFTTTIEEAIAVAKEQAGGKDVGLMGGGVVTEALQAGLVDEIVLHQVPVLLGSGRRFFNELPEHIALEIVDVVPASGVTHLHYRVIR
- a CDS encoding winged helix-turn-helix transcriptional regulator translates to MTWHPSADEPVEACPIAPAVELIFSRWTTPILWALHEYGTQRFVELERRLGTISSKVLTQRLRQLERDGLVERRYHAEVPPRVEYDITDLGRSLQPVFAAVGTWSETNMPAVETARQAYTGPLPR
- a CDS encoding Rid family hydrolase gives rise to the protein MVGLTAALVAPTAAVAGSKWSPASDGHRPPRGGETISVLPAGQDNPSIANGVAIGPAAAIYKTSGLGPSRLNTGATGEQAYIDTEVFPDGQLPPGVTITEAQGINVLRRIGENLAAAGLSYEDVITMRVFLQNPAGEAKMDFAGWNRAYRQFFANTSVSTGEVIPVPLGTAPPAEPMVTNPARPSRFALEIENLPVDGWLVEVEVDAAYPVKRK
- a CDS encoding TIGR03618 family F420-dependent PPOX class oxidoreductase, with the translated sequence MIDPDVRPFLEGTELAHVATIGPDGAPRTSPVWTGTHGDHVVFLTGNRARKYRDLKADPRIALSLAPAANDYMPVILRGRVTGWVEDESRWEIIDEIATRYTGAPYPREVDAFGDRAIALIELDHQHVGVG
- a CDS encoding flavin monoamine oxidase family protein, whose protein sequence is MTQSRRNFLRNVGLAGGAGVMLHSMGALGLTSAHAAETPDFTPPQPADLARAGSKSVVILGGGVAGLTAAYELLKGGYRVTVLEGRDRAGGRNFTVRGGTRVTDLKGVTQVAGFSQGQYMNAGPGRLPQSHITLDYCKELGVPIEAFTNQNANALLYYPGDHGIGAVQMRHAKADTYGYVSELLAKATDKGALDEELTAADKEALIAFLRSFGDLGTKAEGYAYTGSSRAGYTVEPGAGQESGTEVAPHAMSAVLAAGLGQYFSFEFGYDQAMMMYQPVGGMDAIPKAFAKAIGARNIRYGAEVVEWNNTSTGVSVAYKARGRTEVIEADFAINCMPPQIAAKIPHNLGADITASLKSFGPSNAGKIGIEYDRRWWEEDFRIYGGITNTRLDLRNMWHPSYGFNGDKGTMIGYYNTGSAADTYGALTPAQRLSRAVDMGKQIFGDVYGEGITASYSQDWKSAKFSEGAWAYSTTADTDPLYTRLLDATGNTYFAGDHLSHAVAWQHGAITAARAAVEKLHTRVTA